One part of the Solanum dulcamara chromosome 3, daSolDulc1.2, whole genome shotgun sequence genome encodes these proteins:
- the LOC129882481 gene encoding uncharacterized protein LOC129882481 translates to MMRRYTKQRNLVKPAKTRFATAFLTLHSFYMQKKNQRTLFMSTEWNESVYAKETLGKEVARHIISPYFWNDTVQALRVGGPLINVLRMVDGEKKPPMGYIYEAMDRAKESIEKAFNYDDRKYMNVFKIIDARWTDQLHQPLHAAGHILNPGLYYKNNEMKTLTEEVWLGYHACVERMILDKTLQDKIGDELGVYMKADGLLGIESAIRARTLRSPVEWWMQYGHNVPNLQQFDIRVQSLTCSSSGCERNWSVYEHVRTYITLLLN, encoded by the exons ATGATGAGGAGATACACAAAGCAAAGAAACTTGGTAAAACCTGCTAAGACAAGATTCGCAACAGCTTTTTTGACATTGCATAGTTTTTAtatgcaaaagaaaaatcagagaacCTTGTTTATGTCCACTGAATGGAATGAGAGTGTCTATGCAAAGGAAACTCTTGGGAAAGAAGTTGCGAGACACATCATCAGTCCATATTTTTGGAATGACACTGTTCAAGCACTTAGAGTTGGTGGTCCTTTAATTAATGTACTTCGTATGGTGGATGGGGAGAAAAAACCACCAATGGGCTACATTTATGAAGCCATGGATAGGGCCAAAGAAAGTATTGAAAAGGCATTCAATTATGATGACAGGAAATATATGAATGTTTTCAAAATCATTGATGCAAGGTGGACGGATCAACTTCATCAACCTTTACATGCAGCTGGACATATTTTGAACCCGGGGctctattataaaaataatgagatGAAGACTTTAACTGAAGAAGTGTGGTTGGGATATCATGCATGTGTTGAGAGGATGATCCTAGATAAAACTTTGCAAGACAAAATAGGGGATGAGCTTGGTGTGTACATGAAAGCTGATGGGCTACTTGGAATTGAGTCGGCCATTAGAGCTAGAACCTTAAGGTCACCAG TTGAATGGTGGATGCAATATGGTCATAATGTCCCAAACTTGCAACAATTTGATATTAGAGTGCAAAGTTTAACTTGTAGCTCATCCGGTTGCGAGAGAAATTGGAGCGTGTATGAACATGTGAGAACCTATATTACGTTATTACTAAATTAA